The DNA segment TTCGCTGTTAGGGGTCCATGTACATTAAAATAGTGATTATCAAATTCCTCTTTGTTTTCAGGGTGTTTATATAATGCGATTAATTTAGCCATTTTACTATTCTCCTCACTTTACATTAGTGTAGAAACAGGTTTCATTGCTTCAAATACGTTTTTACAACTCTTACAATACAAAATACTTCTGCATGCAGTAGGTCCGAAAATATTATCCATTGTCACATATGTAGATCCACAATATGCGCAATCCACGTGCCAAGAACCGTCTTCTTCAAAATGACGAGGTGGTGGAGCAATTCCAAACTTCCGCAAATTCACATGTCCTTTTTCTGTAATACGGTCTGACGTCCATGGAGGGTGGAAGACGAAATCTACTTCAACATTGCCCACTTCCGGCAATTTTTTGAGAGCATTCATTGTATTTAATTTAATAATCTCAAGTGCTGGGCATCCTAAGAAAGTCGGAAGTAAAACTACTTTTACGTTATTTCCTTGTGTGGTGACTTCTTCCACCATTCCTAGGTCAATAATGCTGACAGAGTCAATTTCAGGATCTTTTACATTCATTAATACTTGATATACGAGCTCCGTAGAAACTTCGACAAGTTTAGTCATTACGATACTCCTTTCCATATACTGATTACCAGACTGCAACTGGATCAAGATTGTAAACTTCGGAAAGTGTGATAAGTGCTTCATCCAAGTCTTTAGTATGTTCTCCGTTCCGCCCATTTTTAATGGGGTTATCTGGAATTACTGGGACTTCCATTTGAAGAGCAAGAAACACTGGGGCAATACTTGCTTTCCAATTTCCCTTTAATTCTTCCTCGGTACCTATTAGTCTATTAGTCTCAATCACTTGCTTTTGGTTGCCATAGGAAAATACATCTCCAAAATCATCCATTACGAGGGTGATAGCATCATGCATTTTCTTTTTCGCTACTTCCGTTGAGCTCATTAATTGTTTAAACCATGTTTCCCAGTGTAGTCTGTGATAATAAAGTTCCATTCTCACTTTTACAGCCGCTTCTGCAACTGGTCTGTATGAACTTTCACATAAAGAGTCAATCTTTATTTTTTTCGCCTGTGTGTAAAAATAACTTCTTACAACTGCATATGCCCAGTCATATTGGGGTGTTTCCATATAGTAGCCTTCACCATTAACCCGTTCAGTCAATATGCTGTTTTTTCTTTCGTGTGCCACGCGACAATGAGCAAGTTCATTAGCTTCTCCCACACCTAAATCTTCAAGAAGCTTGTAGTACATTGCTGCATGCCCCATGCTATCTTGACTAATTGAAGAAGAAGCGATATCTGCCTCAATATGGGGAGCGAGTCCTAGCCATTCAGATCCACGGTAGGAGTACATAAAGTCATCATCCGCCAATTGCAATAACAAGTCTTTAGTCGCTTCTATATATTCGGAGCTCATTAACTTATCATGACTATTCATTTTCTTTCCCCTCCCCATGACAGTATCTCTTTTTCATCCAGCATTCCTTGTTCATACTTGCGCCACTTTTTCTTTAAGTAGCCATATCCTTTGGTCGTGCGGTAATCTTTATTTTCAAGCCTACCGAGGGTCATTTTCTCTTCACTACTCATTTTTCTGATGTGCTTTCTATTTACAATCCAAATGTCAGCAACCGGTTCACGACGCATGAAATTTTCCTGCGCCAAAACGAATGCCATATCTTCATTTGGAGCAAGTAAACTGAATTGGTACTGGAATGCCGAGCTCGACGTA comes from the Paenisporosarcina antarctica genome and includes:
- the paaB gene encoding 1,2-phenylacetyl-CoA epoxidase subunit PaaB translates to MAEENFYQEFEIFSKRTSSSAFQYQFSLLAPNEDMAFVLAQENFMRREPVADIWIVNRKHIRKMSSEEKMTLGRLENKDYRTTKGYGYLKKKWRKYEQGMLDEKEILSWGGERK
- the paaC gene encoding 1,2-phenylacetyl-CoA epoxidase subunit PaaC, giving the protein MNSHDKLMSSEYIEATKDLLLQLADDDFMYSYRGSEWLGLAPHIEADIASSSISQDSMGHAAMYYKLLEDLGVGEANELAHCRVAHERKNSILTERVNGEGYYMETPQYDWAYAVVRSYFYTQAKKIKIDSLCESSYRPVAEAAVKVRMELYYHRLHWETWFKQLMSSTEVAKKKMHDAITLVMDDFGDVFSYGNQKQVIETNRLIGTEEELKGNWKASIAPVFLALQMEVPVIPDNPIKNGRNGEHTKDLDEALITLSEVYNLDPVAVW
- the paaD gene encoding 1,2-phenylacetyl-CoA epoxidase subunit PaaD; the encoded protein is MTKLVEVSTELVYQVLMNVKDPEIDSVSIIDLGMVEEVTTQGNNVKVVLLPTFLGCPALEIIKLNTMNALKKLPEVGNVEVDFVFHPPWTSDRITEKGHVNLRKFGIAPPPRHFEEDGSWHVDCAYCGSTYVTMDNIFGPTACRSILYCKSCKNVFEAMKPVSTLM